A stretch of the Medicago truncatula cultivar Jemalong A17 chromosome 5, MtrunA17r5.0-ANR, whole genome shotgun sequence genome encodes the following:
- the LOC11424820 gene encoding uncharacterized protein, with translation MREKMMTFWTACNTCKVLHEFERKYLGNKLVCPGCNKSFKAVEAVMNDGFDEVEEEDETLGDFLLKKKKKKKKKKKNVKKKKGIGKMGCEKGVIFMGDDEVGCEKGESFKVAEAFLIDGSEEDEEEDKTLGDFMLKKKKNMKKKMNGKMGCEKGGVFKGYGAVGCERGEIFKGNGEVGCEKGEIFKGNDEVGCENGENFKGDDEVGIVGRLRKRTRSVGEVLESSEPKRVVGSEEETMTLAQFQSKVKRKFHQEMVKGKEKEEKMKKKLEGSVRRKASRLERHRDTSGGELEAMVVADLDSVKRKGLRSERHMDTTEEELEVMAVADLDSVKRKGLRSERHMDTSGEELEVMAVADSDFYDFDKDRVERSFKKGQVWAVYDGDDDGMPRQYVLIDETVSANPFNVMISWLDFHNNGDGKIVSREKLGFKIPCGRFKVAKKASIGSVNVFSHVVDCDRAAREVYKIYPKKGSVWALYSEASLDADEGNRCYDIVLFLTSYSEMNGISMAYLEKVDGYKTVFKRQESGSHAVRFLGKDEFCLISHQIPARKFPCDEDHELLKDCWELDPASLPSDLLTIGGIDN, from the coding sequence ATGCGAGAAAAAATGATGACTTTTTGGACTGCTTGTAATACTTGTAAGGTTTTGCACGAGTTTGAGAGAAAGTATTTGGGGAATAAGCTTGTGTGTCCGGGGTGTAATAAGAGTTTTAAGGCTGTTGAAGCTGTTATGAATGATGGGTTTGATGAGGTGGAAGAAGAGGATGAGACTTTGGGGgattttttgttgaagaagaagaagaagaagaagaagaagaagaagaacgtgAAAAAGAAGAAGGGTATTGGGAAAATGGGTTGTGAAAAAGGTGTGATTTTTATGGGTGATGATGAAGTGGGTTGTGAAAAAGGGGAGAGTTTTAAGGTTGCTGAAGCATTTTTGATTGATGGGTctgaggaagatgaagaagaagataagaCTTTGGGGGATTTtatgctgaagaagaagaagaacatgaagaagaagatgaatgggaaaatggggtgtgaAAAAGGTGGGGTTTTTAAGGGTTATGGTGCAGTGGGTTGTGAAAGAGGTGAGATTTTTAAGGGTAATGGTGAAGTGGGTTGTGAAAAAGGTGAGATTTTTAAGGGTAATGATGAAGTGGGTTGTGAAAATGGTGAGAATTTTAAGGGTGATGATGAAGTGGGTATTGTTGGGAGATTGAGGAAGAGAACACGGTCGGTTGGGGAAGTTTTGGAGAGTTCTGAACCAAAGAGGGTTGTTGGGAGTGAAGAGGAAACAATGACATTAGCTCAATTTCAATCTAAAGTTAAGAGAAAGTTTCATCAAGAGATGGTGaagggaaaagaaaaggaggagaaaatgaagaagaagcttGAGGGTTCTGTGAGGAGAAAGGCGTCGAGACTTGAGAGGCATAGGGATACTAGTGGAGGGGAATTAGAAGCTATGGTGGTTGCGGATTTGGATTCTGTGAAGAGAAAAGGGTTGAGGTCTGAGAGGCATATGGATACTACTGAAGAGGAATTAGAGGTTATGGCGGTTGCGGATTTGGATTCTGTGAAGAGAAAAGGGTTGAGATCTGAGAGGCATATGGATACTAGTGGAGAGGAATTAGAGGTTATGGCAGTTGCGGATTCggatttttatgattttgataaAGATAGAGTGGAGAGGAGTTTTAAGAAAGGTCAAGTTTGGGCTGTgtatgatggtgatgatgatggaaTGCCGAGGCAATATGTTCTGATTGATGAAACTGTTTCAGCGAATCCTTTTAACGTGATGATAAGTTGGTTGGATTTCCATAACAATGGGGATGGAAAGATAGTTAGTAgagagaaattagggtttaaaataCCTTGTGGGAGATTTAAAGTTGCCAAGAAGGCTTCCATAGGTTCAGTAAATGTCTTCTCTCATGTTGTCGATTGCGATAGGGCAGCGCGCGAGGTTTACAAAATTTATCCTAAGAAGGGTTCAGTTTGGGCGCTTTACAGTGAGGCGAGTCTTGATGCAGATGAGGGCAATAGATGTTATGATATTGTACTGTTTTTGACGAGTTACAGTGAGATGAATGGTATAAGTATGGCATATCTTGAGAAGGTTGATGGTTACAAGACAGTGTTTAAGAGACAAGAGAGTGGGAGTCATGCGGTTAGATTTCTTGGGAAGGATGAATTCTGCTTAATTTCTCATCAGATTCCTGCGCGGAAATTCCCTTGTGATGAGGATCATGAATTGTTGAAAGACTGTTGGGAGCTTGATCCGGCTTCACTTCCTTCAGATTTACTTACTATTGGTGGCATAGATAATTGA